A genomic segment from Paenibacillus sp. FSL K6-1096 encodes:
- a CDS encoding GNAT family N-acetyltransferase — protein MNHSAQPEVRHEVPAIKDYLALREEAGLSPMSAEGAAVGLPNSMFAVTLYEQGLLVGMGRVIGDGGCFYQVTDIAVKPSCQGRGLGKIIMREIRAFLEQVPERAYISLIADGEAARLYAQFGFKPVMPASQGMYLPR, from the coding sequence ATGAACCATTCGGCACAGCCGGAGGTACGGCATGAGGTGCCAGCGATTAAGGATTATCTGGCCCTGCGGGAGGAAGCCGGGCTTAGTCCGATGAGTGCAGAGGGAGCGGCGGTAGGACTGCCTAACTCGATGTTTGCAGTGACGCTCTATGAACAGGGGTTACTGGTCGGCATGGGGCGGGTAATCGGTGATGGGGGCTGCTTCTATCAGGTGACGGATATTGCGGTGAAGCCTTCCTGTCAGGGGCGGGGTCTGGGCAAAATCATTATGCGCGAAATCCGCGCATTCCTGGAGCAGGTGCCGGAGCGAGCGTATATCAGTCTTATCGCTGACGGAGAGGCGGCCCGGCTGTATGCCCAGTTCGGGTTCAAGCCGGTCATGCCCGCTTCACAGGGAATGTACCTGCCGCGCTAA
- the cysT gene encoding sulfate ABC transporter permease subunit CysT — protein sequence MNVINAAVKARPRRRLLPGFGITMGFSILYLSLVVLLPLSALLFNSTGLSWDKFWGVATDARVLASYRVSLSTAAAAALIDAVLGLLLAWVLVRYEFPGKRIFDALIDLPFALPTAVAGVSLTALYAQNGWIGSLLAPLGIKIAFTPLGITLALMFIGIPFVVRTVQPVLEDLDRDMEEAAATLGARRGRTFLRIVLPELLPPLLTGFALALARGIGEYGSVVFISGNMPMRTEIAPLLIMSKLEQFDYAGATAVALILLLLSFLLLLVINTLQHWVRKSAR from the coding sequence ATGAATGTCATCAATGCTGCTGTAAAAGCAAGGCCGCGGCGCAGATTACTGCCGGGGTTCGGAATCACAATGGGCTTCAGCATATTGTATCTGAGCCTTGTCGTTCTGCTGCCGCTGTCCGCGCTGCTCTTCAATTCAACCGGGCTGAGCTGGGATAAATTCTGGGGGGTAGCCACAGATGCCCGAGTTCTGGCTTCCTATCGCGTCAGTCTGAGCACGGCGGCGGCAGCGGCCCTGATTGATGCCGTCCTGGGGCTGCTGCTGGCCTGGGTGCTGGTGCGTTACGAATTTCCGGGCAAAAGAATTTTCGACGCCCTGATCGACCTGCCGTTCGCCCTCCCGACCGCCGTAGCCGGTGTATCGCTGACCGCACTCTATGCCCAGAACGGCTGGATCGGCTCCCTGCTTGCACCGCTGGGCATCAAGATAGCGTTCACACCGCTGGGGATTACGCTGGCGCTGATGTTTATCGGCATTCCTTTTGTGGTCCGTACGGTGCAGCCGGTGCTGGAGGACCTGGACCGGGATATGGAAGAGGCGGCGGCAACGCTCGGTGCCCGGCGCGGCAGAACCTTCCTGCGGATCGTTCTGCCGGAGCTGCTGCCTCCGCTGCTGACCGGCTTCGCCCTGGCTCTCGCCCGGGGCATCGGCGAATATGGCTCCGTCGTGTTCATCTCCGGCAATATGCCGATGCGCACGGAGATTGCCCCGCTGCTGATCATGTCGAAGCTGGAGCAGTTCGATTATGCCGGAGCAACCGCGGTGGCCCTGATTCTGCTGCTGCTCTCCTTCCTGCTGCTGCTGGTGATTAACACCCTCCAGCACTGGGTGCGGAAAAGCGCGCGTTAA
- a CDS encoding sulfate ABC transporter substrate-binding protein: MRKGMKKGLITGFALVLTAGLAACGNNNAGNSAGAATEAPSASAAATDSAAPEATKAANKEPVELLNVSYDPTRELYENYNKAFAAYWEQEHGQKVTVKQSHGGSGKQSRAVLDGLEADVVTLALGYDIDALQETGLIGADWQSKFEHNSSPYTSTIVFLVRKGNPKGIKDWPDLLKDGVEVITPNPKTSGGARWNYLAAWGYALDHNNNDEAKAKEFVQELFKHVPVLDTGARGSTTTFVERGIGDVLIAWENEAYLSIKELGPDKFEIVNPSESILAEPPVAVVDKVVDKRGTREVAEAYLKYLYSEEGQKIAAENYYRPTLDSVKEQFKDQFPEIKLFTLADKFGTWKDTQEKHFNDGGIFDQIYVPGS; encoded by the coding sequence ATGAGAAAAGGGATGAAAAAAGGGCTTATCACCGGGTTCGCGCTTGTATTGACGGCAGGGCTTGCAGCTTGCGGCAATAATAACGCGGGGAACAGTGCGGGGGCGGCAACAGAAGCGCCGTCAGCCTCAGCGGCAGCTACAGATTCGGCGGCACCGGAGGCAACGAAGGCAGCGAACAAAGAGCCGGTCGAACTGCTTAATGTATCCTATGATCCTACACGCGAGCTGTATGAGAACTATAATAAGGCTTTTGCCGCCTATTGGGAGCAGGAGCACGGCCAGAAGGTGACCGTGAAGCAGTCGCATGGCGGATCAGGCAAGCAGAGCCGTGCTGTGCTGGACGGACTGGAAGCGGATGTAGTTACGCTGGCGCTCGGATATGACATTGATGCGCTTCAGGAGACGGGGCTGATCGGCGCCGACTGGCAGAGCAAATTCGAGCATAACAGCTCCCCTTATACCTCGACCATCGTCTTCCTTGTACGCAAAGGCAACCCGAAGGGCATCAAGGACTGGCCGGATCTGCTGAAGGACGGAGTAGAGGTAATCACCCCTAATCCCAAGACTTCGGGCGGTGCGCGCTGGAATTACCTGGCTGCCTGGGGGTACGCGCTGGACCATAATAACAATGATGAAGCCAAAGCCAAGGAATTCGTGCAGGAGCTGTTCAAGCATGTGCCTGTACTGGACACCGGGGCGCGCGGCTCTACCACTACCTTCGTGGAACGCGGCATCGGTGATGTGCTAATCGCCTGGGAGAATGAGGCCTATCTGTCGATCAAGGAGCTGGGACCGGACAAATTCGAGATCGTGAACCCTTCGGAGAGCATCCTGGCCGAGCCGCCGGTAGCGGTGGTAGACAAGGTTGTGGATAAAAGAGGGACCCGCGAGGTAGCGGAGGCCTATCTGAAATATCTCTACTCCGAGGAAGGACAGAAGATCGCAGCTGAGAACTACTACCGCCCGACGCTGGATAGTGTGAAGGAGCAATTCAAGGACCAGTTCCCGGAGATCAAGCTGTTCACGCTTGCGGATAAATTCGGCACCTGGAAGGATACTCAAGAGAAGCACTTCAATGACGGAGGAATCTTCGACCAGATCTACGTGCCTGGAAGCTGA
- a CDS encoding NAD(P)H-binding protein: protein MDIVVFGASGRVGSAIVEEALRRKHDVTAAVRRPEAFAIQHERLQVVAADVLDPASVAAAVRGHGEVISAFGPAAGQENDLLKAAESLLEGLRTAGVERLIVVGGAGSLKTESGEWLMDTAGFPESFRALAAAHAHAYEIYSGSELDYTYLSPPSALIAGRRTGQFRIGLDRLIVDEDGRSSISIEDFAVAVVDELEEGNFSRARFTVGY, encoded by the coding sequence ATGGATATTGTAGTTTTTGGAGCATCCGGCAGAGTGGGGAGTGCCATTGTCGAGGAGGCTCTGCGCAGAAAACATGACGTCACCGCAGCGGTACGCAGGCCGGAGGCCTTCGCTATTCAGCATGAACGGCTGCAGGTGGTCGCTGCTGATGTTCTGGACCCCGCTTCTGTTGCAGCGGCTGTGCGCGGACACGGCGAGGTCATCAGTGCGTTCGGCCCGGCGGCCGGGCAGGAGAATGATCTGCTCAAGGCGGCGGAATCGCTGCTTGAAGGGCTGAGAACTGCCGGAGTGGAGCGGCTGATCGTGGTTGGCGGCGCAGGCAGCCTAAAGACGGAATCGGGAGAGTGGCTGATGGATACTGCCGGGTTCCCGGAGTCCTTCCGGGCGCTTGCTGCGGCTCATGCCCATGCGTACGAGATTTACAGCGGCTCGGAGCTGGATTATACGTATCTAAGTCCGCCGTCGGCGCTGATTGCCGGACGCCGTACCGGCCAGTTCCGTATCGGTCTGGACCGGCTGATTGTGGATGAGGACGGCCGGAGCAGCATCAGCATTGAGGACTTTGCAGTAGCGGTTGTGGACGAACTGGAGGAAGGGAATTTCAGCAGAGCCCGGTTCACTGTGGGCTACTAG
- a CDS encoding NAD(P)H-hydrate dehydratase, with the protein MDVVTAEQMRALDRETIERLGIPAIALMENAGRAIAEEVIAFCKRRGVLAGGALRGAGAVGGMAGEGGALRGAGAVGGMAGEGGALRGAGAAGGLAEGDRAGVPGQTGGGVSGGAQLGAGMTSGIAEDGRAEWGGAGVPMQADGAARGFSVSADAALTLPAAGGEHWLVLAGKGNNGGDGLAAARHLREAGIAVTLVYAAAPESLAGEAALQRDAAAALGLPAAVWGREAVDFTACSGIVDALLGTGSAGAPRGAYAELIAAANASGRPVVSADIPSGLDADTGQTHEPCIHAAVTVCLAFLKRGLVQYPGAGAAGQVVVRSIGIPAALARESGVPASLLTPEVLRTQLQVDVSRRRSPEGHKGTYGHVLLAAGSLRMSGAGLLSARAALRAGCGLVTWALPEGLLPYVIGAAPELMLAPVSGGSGEWMAGTEAEVLRLSASRDCLALGPGLGRFKGETEWLRRLWEGTELPLIVDADALNILADADYSSWSRRHPVILTPHPGEMARLAGISTAEVQRDRIGLALSYAVEHGVALVLKGAHTVIATPEGRAYINITGHPGMGTGGAGDVLTGMIAGLLAQGLDAAQAAAFGVYLHGLAGERAARKREHPAALIAGDIIDAL; encoded by the coding sequence ATGGATGTGGTGACAGCGGAGCAGATGCGGGCCTTGGACCGTGAGACCATAGAGCGGCTGGGCATACCGGCCATCGCGCTGATGGAGAACGCCGGCCGGGCCATTGCCGAGGAGGTTATTGCTTTTTGCAAGCGGCGTGGGGTGCTGGCAGGCGGAGCACTGCGTGGAGCGGGGGCAGTAGGCGGAATGGCCGGTGAGGGAGGAGCACTGCGTGGAGCGGGAGCAGTAGGCGGAATGGCCGGTGAGGGTGGAGCACTGCGTGGAGCGGGAGCAGCAGGCGGACTGGCCGAGGGCGACAGAGCGGGAGTACCCGGGCAGACAGGCGGAGGCGTTAGCGGCGGAGCGCAGCTTGGAGCTGGGATGACCAGCGGAATAGCCGAGGACGGCAGAGCGGAGTGGGGCGGAGCGGGAGTGCCCATGCAGGCCGATGGCGCTGCGCGGGGTTTCTCGGTCAGCGCGGATGCGGCGCTGACGCTGCCTGCCGCCGGCGGAGAGCACTGGCTCGTCCTCGCCGGCAAAGGCAACAACGGCGGCGATGGCCTCGCCGCCGCCAGGCACCTGCGTGAGGCCGGCATCGCCGTCACGCTGGTGTACGCGGCCGCGCCGGAGTCGCTGGCCGGCGAAGCCGCACTGCAGCGGGATGCCGCTGCAGCCCTGGGCCTCCCTGCCGCCGTCTGGGGCAGGGAGGCCGTGGATTTCACGGCCTGCAGCGGCATCGTCGATGCGCTGCTTGGCACCGGCAGCGCGGGCGCCCCGCGCGGTGCCTATGCGGAGCTGATTGCCGCAGCGAACGCCAGCGGCAGACCGGTCGTGTCCGCGGATATCCCCAGCGGGCTGGACGCGGACACAGGGCAGACGCATGAGCCGTGCATTCATGCGGCAGTGACCGTCTGCCTCGCGTTCCTCAAGCGCGGGCTGGTGCAATATCCCGGCGCGGGGGCCGCCGGGCAGGTGGTGGTCCGCTCCATCGGCATCCCCGCTGCTCTGGCCCGGGAGAGCGGCGTCCCGGCCAGCCTGCTGACGCCGGAGGTTCTGCGCACACAGCTCCAGGTGGATGTGTCGCGCCGCCGTTCGCCCGAGGGCCACAAAGGCACCTACGGGCATGTCCTGCTGGCCGCAGGCAGCCTGCGCATGAGCGGCGCCGGGCTGCTGTCTGCCCGCGCTGCGCTGCGCGCCGGCTGCGGGCTGGTCACCTGGGCGCTGCCGGAGGGGCTGTTGCCCTATGTCATCGGCGCCGCACCGGAGCTGATGCTGGCCCCGGTATCCGGGGGCAGCGGGGAGTGGATGGCCGGTACGGAGGCCGAAGTGCTGCGGCTGAGTGCCAGCCGCGATTGTCTGGCACTCGGCCCGGGACTGGGCCGGTTCAAAGGGGAAACGGAGTGGCTCCGCAGACTATGGGAGGGGACTGAGCTTCCTCTCATTGTGGATGCGGATGCACTGAATATACTGGCAGATGCCGATTACAGCTCCTGGAGCCGCCGCCACCCGGTCATTCTGACCCCGCATCCGGGAGAAATGGCCCGCCTGGCAGGAATCTCTACGGCGGAGGTACAGCGGGACCGGATCGGGCTGGCGCTGTCTTACGCTGTAGAGCATGGGGTGGCCCTGGTGCTGAAGGGTGCCCATACGGTGATTGCTACGCCCGAAGGACGGGCGTATATTAACATCACGGGGCATCCGGGAATGGGCACCGGCGGCGCAGGTGATGTGCTGACCGGAATGATCGCCGGCCTGCTGGCCCAGGGGCTGGACGCTGCACAAGCGGCTGCGTTCGGTGTCTACCTGCACGGGCTGGCCGGGGAACGCGCCGCCCGCAAGCGGGAGCATCCCGCCGCGCTGATCGCCGGAGATATTATAGACGCGCTGTAA
- a CDS encoding YezD family protein — translation MAKPLKVDEVWLARIREHLDDMEFGSLHIVVHEGQIVQMERTERKRFENSSANARNSGETGSRRTDIRSGGRG, via the coding sequence ATGGCAAAACCGCTGAAGGTGGATGAGGTATGGCTGGCACGGATCAGAGAGCATCTCGACGATATGGAATTCGGTTCATTGCACATCGTGGTGCACGAGGGCCAAATCGTACAAATGGAGCGCACGGAGCGCAAGCGCTTCGAGAACAGCTCCGCGAATGCCCGCAACAGCGGGGAGACCGGAAGCCGGCGGACCGATATCCGCTCCGGGGGGCGGGGATAG
- a CDS encoding VOC family protein, with protein MIKGLYEAHLPVSNLEASIEFYQKLGLKFAWRDEDTAFFWIVEGRSWVGLWEGKEVETPYHPSLRHIAFEVTYEDLKHSLAWLNSIQIEAVPFGSRTTVEPFVRPNQGNASVYFNDPDGNSLELMCYVEVPEKLKTVTTKLSFEEWERMCSL; from the coding sequence ATGATTAAAGGATTATATGAGGCACATCTCCCCGTTTCCAACTTGGAAGCATCCATTGAATTCTATCAGAAGCTCGGACTGAAATTTGCCTGGCGCGATGAAGATACCGCCTTTTTCTGGATTGTCGAGGGCCGGAGCTGGGTCGGACTTTGGGAAGGCAAGGAGGTAGAGACCCCATATCATCCTTCTCTGAGACATATTGCCTTTGAGGTTACTTATGAAGATCTCAAGCATTCGCTTGCCTGGCTGAATTCTATCCAGATTGAGGCTGTTCCTTTCGGGAGCAGGACCACGGTTGAACCCTTTGTCCGCCCCAATCAGGGCAATGCCTCCGTGTACTTCAATGATCCCGACGGCAACAGTCTGGAGCTGATGTGTTATGTAGAGGTTCCCGAGAAGCTGAAGACGGTCACAACCAAGCTGTCGTTTGAGGAATGGGAGCGCATGTGCTCGTTGTGA
- a CDS encoding alpha/beta hydrolase, with protein sequence MGMDLEYAPAPQRPRLHRRILRGIGRRITETYRYDTTLWRIALSGPWILCILACTIAVMGIPTGLGSAADMILAAGAATLGMALAGNLLAVLLSLTGLRIPRLFTGSWLSAFGGALLILYFGGLEPEAAAVIAGIAALASAIGGLAAGLVRTRRSLTGGLLAMVLMLSPFALAYGYGTEKPPDYLPSLQSIAAAGKVQPAIAADPSEPGEYTFHSFTYGSGKDIHRKGYGGEASLISDSVDATDYISSWPKLRTLFWGFDPGTLPLNARVWMPDGDGPYPLVLMVHGNHMMEDYSENGYAYLGELLASRGFIAVTLDENFLNYSAWSGIPDNDFKVRTWMILKHLQQIERFAEQSGTPFYHKVDYDHTALLGHSRGGQAVAMAADATRWFAGDPALEATRKFNITSIVALAPTDKGIDSKQATLRDVSYLTLQGARDGDVHDFYGDRQYMRSSYTGNTAAFKSSLYIAGANHSQFNSDWGLYDQTLPAGLFLKRSQIIDGAEQRQIAKVYVSAFLETTLHGKAEYRPLFRDYRSGAQWLPDTAYYNRFQSGAHLTVADYEEDRKRDTVRGGTAKAEGLKWSEEQAKDREANNKPSYGVLLERSGSPGGQPEASEAAYSITLSEPFTRTLAESAAEGLSFSLANRNGDAEADEAAPAPEVEVELTDINDAAARLPLDEAADILPLPQTEFTVSPWLEERIMDGKFGDRSEAVFQTYELSFEQFLEEEPALDTGKLTEITFYLQGEGDKIMLDDIGFYERENSLEGAH encoded by the coding sequence ATGGGAATGGATTTGGAATATGCTCCCGCGCCGCAGAGACCGCGGCTGCACAGGCGTATTCTTAGAGGAATAGGCAGACGCATTACAGAGACCTACCGGTACGACACCACACTGTGGAGAATTGCGCTCAGCGGACCATGGATACTATGCATTCTGGCTTGTACGATCGCCGTTATGGGTATCCCTACGGGCCTCGGAAGCGCAGCGGACATGATCCTGGCAGCCGGGGCGGCAACGCTTGGAATGGCACTCGCGGGCAATCTTCTGGCCGTTCTGCTCTCCCTGACCGGCCTCCGCATTCCGCGGCTGTTCACAGGCTCTTGGCTAAGTGCCTTCGGCGGGGCGCTGCTTATTCTGTATTTCGGCGGACTGGAGCCTGAAGCCGCAGCGGTAATTGCAGGCATCGCCGCTCTGGCCAGTGCCATCGGCGGACTGGCGGCCGGGCTGGTCCGGACCCGCAGAAGCCTGACCGGCGGGCTGCTGGCGATGGTGCTTATGCTGTCTCCTTTTGCGCTGGCCTACGGATACGGGACAGAGAAGCCGCCGGACTACTTGCCTTCCCTTCAGTCGATAGCCGCAGCGGGCAAGGTGCAGCCTGCCATTGCTGCCGATCCTTCGGAGCCGGGAGAATATACCTTCCACTCCTTCACCTATGGCAGCGGCAAGGATATCCACCGCAAGGGTTATGGCGGCGAAGCGTCCCTGATCTCCGATTCCGTGGATGCCACGGATTATATCTCATCCTGGCCAAAGCTGCGGACGCTGTTCTGGGGATTCGATCCCGGTACGCTGCCGCTGAACGCCAGGGTATGGATGCCGGACGGAGACGGCCCTTATCCGCTGGTGCTTATGGTTCACGGCAATCATATGATGGAGGATTATTCGGAGAACGGCTACGCTTATCTTGGCGAATTGCTGGCCAGCCGGGGCTTCATCGCAGTCACACTGGACGAGAATTTCCTGAACTATTCGGCCTGGTCGGGCATCCCTGACAATGACTTCAAGGTGCGGACCTGGATGATCCTGAAGCATCTGCAGCAGATCGAACGATTTGCGGAGCAATCCGGCACCCCTTTTTACCACAAGGTTGACTATGACCATACTGCCCTGCTGGGCCATAGCCGCGGCGGCCAGGCTGTAGCCATGGCGGCGGATGCCACCCGCTGGTTCGCCGGTGATCCGGCACTGGAAGCTACCCGGAAGTTCAACATCACTTCTATAGTTGCTCTCGCGCCTACTGATAAAGGGATTGACAGCAAGCAGGCCACCCTGCGGGATGTGAGCTATCTGACGCTGCAGGGCGCACGCGACGGTGATGTGCATGACTTCTACGGGGACCGGCAATATATGCGCTCCTCCTATACCGGCAACACCGCTGCCTTCAAAAGCTCGCTCTACATCGCCGGTGCCAACCACAGCCAGTTCAACAGCGATTGGGGGCTCTATGACCAGACGCTGCCCGCCGGCCTGTTCCTGAAGCGCTCGCAGATTATAGACGGAGCGGAGCAGCGGCAGATTGCCAAGGTGTATGTCTCCGCATTTCTGGAGACGACCCTGCACGGCAAGGCGGAATACCGGCCGCTGTTCCGGGATTACCGCAGCGGGGCGCAGTGGCTGCCGGATACCGCCTACTATAACCGCTTCCAGAGCGGGGCGCATCTGACGGTGGCCGACTACGAGGAAGACCGCAAGCGTGATACCGTCCGGGGCGGTACGGCGAAAGCAGAAGGCCTGAAATGGAGCGAGGAGCAGGCCAAAGACCGCGAAGCGAACAACAAGCCCTCGTACGGCGTTCTGCTGGAGCGCAGCGGCAGTCCAGGCGGACAGCCGGAGGCCTCCGAAGCGGCCTACAGCATCACACTTAGCGAACCCTTCACCCGCACCCTTGCCGAGTCAGCGGCAGAAGGGCTGAGCTTCTCGCTGGCCAACCGGAATGGGGATGCAGAGGCTGATGAAGCGGCTCCCGCCCCGGAGGTCGAGGTGGAGCTGACGGACATCAATGACGCCGCAGCCAGGCTCCCCTTGGATGAGGCCGCCGATATTCTGCCGCTGCCGCAGACCGAGTTCACGGTTAGCCCGTGGCTGGAGGAGCGGATCATGGACGGCAAATTCGGAGACCGCTCGGAGGCCGTATTCCAAACCTATGAGCTGTCGTTCGAGCAGTTCCTGGAGGAAGAGCCTGCGCTTGATACCGGGAAGCTGACGGAGATCACCTTCTATCTGCAAGGGGAAGGCGACAAGATTATGCTGGATGATATCGGATTCTATGAACGGGAAAACTCCCTGGAGGGAGCACATTAA
- a CDS encoding GNAT family N-acetyltransferase, with product MLYRAMTAEDYEAAYHLWENTTGMGLSEADSREEILRYLERNPGISQVCIEEDGTLAGTAMCGHDGRRGFMYHVAVSSGSRGQGAGRELVKRCLERLREEGIMKCHLMVIQGNGLGRSFWTSIGWQERDGLVLFSRDSR from the coding sequence ATGCTATACAGAGCTATGACAGCAGAGGATTATGAAGCAGCGTATCACTTATGGGAAAATACCACCGGGATGGGCCTCAGCGAGGCCGACTCCCGCGAAGAGATTCTCCGTTACCTGGAGCGCAATCCGGGAATCAGCCAAGTGTGCATAGAGGAAGACGGCACCCTTGCGGGCACGGCGATGTGCGGGCATGACGGGCGCAGAGGCTTTATGTACCATGTCGCCGTCAGCAGCGGCAGCCGGGGCCAGGGGGCCGGACGCGAGCTGGTCAAGCGCTGCCTGGAGCGGCTGCGGGAGGAAGGCATTATGAAATGCCACTTGATGGTAATACAGGGAAACGGCCTGGGGCGCAGCTTCTGGACCAGCATTGGCTGGCAGGAGCGGGACGGTCTGGTGCTGTTCTCCCGGGACAGCCGATAG
- a CDS encoding SDR family oxidoreductase, which yields MNPVYPYYGEKTVCRVQPVAFPPQHQDRQPGLESLMQPPPISEQREDHRNGRLQGQTALITGGDSGIGRAAALAFAREGADIAIAYLDEVSDAADTQRRIEALGRRCLRIETDLRHKANCFQAVGHTVQTFGKLDILVNNHGVQYPQKSILDISEEQLYQTYRTNIFPFFFLTQAALPHLRRGSCIINTASITAYRGHKELIDYSSTKGAIVSFTRSLALSLADSGIRVNSVAPGPVWTPLIPASFSAEEVSVFGTETPFKRAAQPYELAGAYVYLASSDASYVTGTCIHVNGGDMVTS from the coding sequence ATGAATCCCGTGTACCCCTATTACGGTGAAAAGACGGTCTGCCGCGTGCAGCCAGTCGCTTTCCCGCCCCAGCACCAGGACCGCCAGCCCGGGCTAGAGAGCCTGATGCAGCCGCCCCCCATCAGCGAGCAGCGTGAAGACCACCGCAATGGACGCCTTCAAGGCCAAACCGCGCTCATCACCGGCGGCGACAGCGGGATCGGAAGGGCGGCGGCGCTCGCTTTTGCCAGGGAAGGGGCGGATATTGCCATCGCGTACCTGGACGAAGTCTCTGATGCTGCCGACACGCAGCGGCGGATTGAAGCGCTTGGACGGCGCTGCCTGCGGATCGAGACCGACCTGCGCCACAAGGCTAACTGCTTCCAGGCCGTCGGGCATACCGTGCAGACCTTCGGCAAGCTGGACATCCTGGTCAATAACCATGGCGTTCAATATCCGCAGAAGAGCATCCTGGATATTTCAGAGGAGCAGCTTTATCAGACGTACCGGACGAACATTTTCCCGTTCTTTTTCCTGACCCAGGCTGCTCTTCCGCATCTGCGCCGGGGAAGCTGTATCATCAATACCGCCTCCATCACCGCTTACCGGGGCCACAAGGAACTGATCGACTATTCCTCCACCAAAGGGGCCATCGTCTCCTTCACCCGCTCTCTGGCCCTCTCGCTCGCAGACAGCGGAATCCGCGTTAACAGCGTCGCTCCCGGTCCGGTATGGACCCCGCTGATCCCGGCCAGCTTCTCTGCGGAGGAGGTCAGTGTCTTCGGGACAGAGACTCCGTTCAAGCGGGCGGCGCAGCCCTATGAGCTGGCAGGAGCCTATGTCTACCTCGCCAGCAGTGATGCTTCGTATGTAACCGGCACCTGTATTCATGTGAACGGCGGGGATATGGTGACCAGTTAG
- the cysW gene encoding sulfate ABC transporter permease subunit CysW, translating to MAGTVPLRVSGPGTRASASPATESRAVKWLLISLAGLVMLWLIVLPLTIVLVESLKRGLDVYWAALTDPDAASALKLTLLVAVITVPLNTVFGVAAAWAVTKFRFRGKGFLITLIDLPFAVSPVIGGLIFILVFGSHGWFGPWLSDHGIKIVFALPGIILATLFITFPFVARELIPLMEDQGTREEEAAITLGAHSWQIFWRVTLPNIKWGLLYGIILCNARAMGEFGAVSVVSGHIRGETNTLPLHVEILYNEYQFSASFAVASLLLLLALVTMIVKSLLVRQNAH from the coding sequence ATGGCCGGTACGGTTCCCTTACGCGTTTCCGGGCCGGGGACAAGAGCTTCAGCCTCTCCGGCGACAGAGTCCCGGGCAGTGAAGTGGCTGCTCATCTCCCTGGCCGGGCTGGTTATGCTCTGGCTGATTGTGCTGCCGCTGACCATTGTGCTGGTGGAGTCGCTGAAGCGGGGGCTGGATGTCTACTGGGCTGCACTGACTGATCCGGATGCTGCCTCGGCGCTGAAGCTGACTCTGCTGGTAGCGGTCATTACCGTGCCGCTGAATACGGTCTTTGGCGTAGCGGCGGCATGGGCCGTCACCAAGTTCCGGTTTCGCGGCAAGGGCTTTCTGATCACGCTGATCGACCTGCCTTTTGCCGTATCTCCGGTCATTGGGGGGCTGATCTTCATTCTGGTATTCGGCTCGCATGGCTGGTTCGGCCCGTGGTTAAGCGACCATGGGATCAAAATTGTGTTTGCCCTGCCGGGGATCATCCTGGCTACGCTGTTCATTACCTTTCCGTTCGTGGCCCGCGAGCTGATTCCGCTGATGGAGGATCAAGGCACCCGGGAGGAGGAGGCCGCCATCACGCTGGGGGCGCATAGCTGGCAGATCTTCTGGCGCGTGACGCTGCCCAATATCAAGTGGGGGCTGCTGTACGGCATTATTCTCTGCAACGCGCGGGCCATGGGCGAGTTCGGTGCGGTGTCAGTTGTGTCCGGACATATCCGGGGAGAGACGAATACTTTGCCGCTGCATGTCGAAATTTTGTATAACGAATATCAGTTCTCAGCCTCTTTTGCCGTGGCCTCGCTGCTGCTGCTGCTGGCGCTGGTGACGATGATTGTAAAAAGCTTGCTAGTCCGCCAAAATGCTCATTGA